A region of Streptomyces sp. R44 DNA encodes the following proteins:
- a CDS encoding amidohydrolase: MSAPDLVLVNARVRDPELTGHTAVAVHGGLITALGTDAEARTWAGPGTETVDLAGATLTPGLTDAHSHPVWGLEMFTGTDLSGVTDLEGLRAALRGAERRDGWIIGFGLDHNVFGGRPVHRDLVEDVLDGTPAFLRLYDGHSALASATALKAAGIEGPRAFAQHSEIVCEAGGRPTGHLVEHAAMDLMTPVLPTQSYGERRDRLVELLSGMAATGLTAAHVMDLGGHDVPGLLTAVEEDGDLPVRLRLAPWCMPGATAEELDGLVRLQERAGRLWAIGGVKFFMDGTVEGGTAWLEHADCHGQGTAAFWPDPAAYSAAVRHLHRAGVGTATHAIGDAAVRHVLDTVEALGTGGPRHRIEHIETVPDDQLGRFAALGVVASMQPPHTAYTRADHTDEWSKRLGEERAARAWRCRDLRDAGAHLALGSDWPIAHYDARQVLATAQAPRGAASAHRGLTGLMALEGMTTHAAVAAGEETVAGRIAPGLRADLAAFAVDPVEAPADETAEAPVRLTVAGGRVTYRS; this comes from the coding sequence GTGTCCGCACCCGACCTCGTCCTCGTCAACGCCCGAGTCCGCGACCCCGAGCTCACCGGCCACACGGCCGTCGCCGTCCATGGCGGACTGATCACCGCGCTGGGCACCGACGCCGAGGCCCGCACCTGGGCGGGACCCGGCACCGAGACCGTCGACCTCGCCGGCGCCACCCTCACCCCCGGCCTCACCGACGCCCACAGCCACCCCGTCTGGGGCCTGGAGATGTTCACCGGCACCGACCTGTCCGGCGTCACCGACCTCGAAGGACTCCGCGCCGCCCTCCGCGGCGCCGAACGCCGCGACGGCTGGATCATCGGCTTCGGCCTCGACCACAACGTCTTCGGCGGCCGCCCCGTCCACCGCGACCTCGTCGAGGACGTCCTCGACGGCACCCCCGCCTTCCTGCGCCTCTACGACGGACACTCGGCCCTCGCCAGCGCCACCGCCCTCAAGGCCGCCGGCATCGAAGGACCCCGCGCCTTCGCCCAGCACTCCGAGATCGTCTGCGAGGCCGGCGGCCGCCCCACCGGACACCTCGTCGAGCACGCCGCCATGGACCTGATGACCCCGGTCCTGCCGACCCAGTCGTACGGCGAGCGCCGCGACCGGCTCGTCGAGCTGCTCTCCGGCATGGCCGCCACCGGCCTCACCGCCGCCCACGTCATGGACCTCGGCGGACACGACGTCCCCGGACTCCTCACCGCCGTCGAGGAGGACGGCGACCTGCCGGTCCGTCTCCGCCTCGCCCCCTGGTGCATGCCCGGCGCCACCGCCGAGGAGCTCGACGGACTCGTACGGCTCCAGGAACGGGCCGGACGCCTGTGGGCGATCGGCGGCGTGAAGTTCTTCATGGACGGCACCGTCGAGGGCGGCACCGCCTGGCTGGAGCACGCCGACTGCCACGGCCAGGGCACCGCCGCCTTCTGGCCCGACCCCGCCGCGTACTCCGCCGCCGTCCGCCACCTCCACCGCGCCGGCGTCGGCACCGCCACCCACGCCATCGGCGACGCGGCGGTACGGCACGTCCTCGACACCGTGGAAGCCCTCGGTACGGGCGGTCCCCGCCACCGGATCGAGCACATCGAGACCGTCCCCGACGACCAGCTCGGCCGCTTCGCCGCGCTCGGCGTCGTCGCCTCCATGCAGCCCCCGCACACCGCGTACACCCGCGCCGACCACACCGACGAGTGGTCCAAGCGGCTCGGCGAGGAGCGGGCCGCCCGCGCCTGGCGCTGCCGCGACCTGCGGGACGCCGGCGCGCACCTCGCGCTCGGCTCCGACTGGCCCATCGCCCACTACGACGCCCGGCAGGTCCTCGCGACCGCGCAGGCCCCGCGCGGCGCGGCCTCGGCCCACCGCGGCCTGACCGGCCTGATGGCCCTGGAGGGAATGACCACGCACGCGGCGGTCGCCGCGGGGGAGGAGACGGTCGCCGGCCGGATCGCCCCGGGCCTCCGGGCCGACCTCGCCGCCTTCGCCGTGGACCCGGTGGAGGCCCCGGCGGACGAGACGGCCGAGGCCCCGGTCCGGCTGACGGTCGCGGGCGGCCGTGTCACCTACCGGAGCTGA
- a CDS encoding APC family permease has product MSSPTSDEPPGLRTGTLTTADISFFVVSAAAPLTVMAGVAPVAILLGGIGAPVGYLLAGLTLAVFAVGFTTMSRHVRSAGAFYAYITRGLGKPVGIAAALVAMLGYNGMEIGVYGLLGSATSDTAASLGHHIPWLPVSLAGLLLIWYGGYRSIDFGAKVLGVLLVAETGILVLLAGGVLLDGGADGLSVGGLAPAHVLTGGTAAVLAFAFAAFTGFESTVIYRREARNPDRTIPRATYIAVAFLGLFYAFVVWTVIQAFGEDKVVQAAADDPGGLFFAAITTYVGAWAADLMHLLIITSVLASLLAFHNAINRYTLSLSEEGVLPKALGRIHPRHRSPYLAGAAQTVLGAVVVLAFALAGADPYQQLLLWVNTPGMIGLMLLQLLAALAVPCFFRRIDHTEGVLRTVVAPIAAFLLLAGAIGLVTAHVDLFTGASTTVNTVLVSLTPAVFLLGLLLAYRLRRTRPETYARFAAEPDSEGADPSCPHPTSSSSTPESATPSSPATRPSPSMAD; this is encoded by the coding sequence TCACCGTCATGGCCGGCGTCGCCCCCGTCGCCATCCTGCTCGGCGGCATCGGCGCCCCCGTCGGCTATCTCCTCGCCGGCCTCACCCTCGCGGTCTTCGCCGTCGGCTTCACCACCATGAGCCGCCACGTCCGCAGCGCCGGCGCCTTCTACGCCTACATCACCCGCGGCCTCGGCAAGCCCGTCGGCATCGCCGCCGCCCTCGTCGCCATGCTCGGCTACAACGGCATGGAGATCGGCGTCTACGGACTCCTCGGCTCCGCCACCTCCGACACCGCCGCCTCCCTCGGCCACCACATCCCCTGGCTGCCCGTCTCCCTCGCCGGGCTCCTGCTCATCTGGTACGGCGGCTACCGCTCCATCGACTTCGGCGCCAAGGTGCTCGGCGTCCTCCTCGTCGCCGAGACCGGCATCCTCGTCCTCCTCGCCGGCGGCGTCCTCCTCGACGGCGGCGCCGACGGCCTCTCCGTCGGCGGCCTCGCCCCCGCCCACGTCCTCACCGGTGGCACCGCCGCCGTCCTGGCCTTCGCCTTCGCCGCCTTCACCGGCTTCGAGTCGACCGTGATCTACCGGCGCGAGGCGCGGAACCCCGACCGCACCATCCCCCGCGCCACCTACATCGCGGTCGCCTTCCTCGGCCTCTTCTACGCCTTCGTCGTCTGGACCGTGATCCAGGCCTTCGGCGAGGACAAGGTCGTCCAGGCCGCCGCCGACGACCCCGGCGGCCTCTTCTTCGCCGCCATCACCACCTACGTCGGAGCCTGGGCCGCCGACCTGATGCACCTGCTCATCATCACCAGCGTCCTCGCCTCCCTCCTCGCCTTCCACAACGCCATCAACCGCTACACCCTCTCCCTCTCCGAGGAAGGCGTCCTGCCGAAGGCGCTCGGCCGGATCCACCCCCGCCACCGCTCCCCGTACCTCGCCGGAGCCGCCCAGACCGTGCTCGGCGCCGTCGTGGTCCTCGCCTTCGCGCTCGCCGGGGCCGACCCGTACCAGCAGCTCCTGCTCTGGGTGAACACGCCCGGGATGATCGGCCTGATGCTCCTCCAGCTGCTCGCCGCGCTCGCCGTGCCCTGCTTCTTCCGGCGGATCGACCACACCGAGGGCGTGCTCCGCACCGTCGTCGCCCCCATCGCCGCGTTCCTGCTGCTCGCCGGGGCGATCGGCCTGGTCACCGCCCACGTCGACCTCTTCACCGGGGCCTCGACCACCGTCAACACCGTGCTCGTCTCCCTCACCCCCGCCGTCTTCCTCCTCGGGCTCCTCCTCGCGTACCGGCTCCGCCGCACCCGCCCCGAGACCTACGCCCGCTTCGCCGCCGAACCCGACTCCGAAGGAGCAGACCCCTCGTGTCCGCACCCGACCTCGTCCTCGTCAACGCCCGAGTCCGCGACCCCGAGCTCACCGGCCACACGGCCGTCGCCGTCCATGGCGGACTGA